The genomic interval CTAAGCCAAAGTCAGATAACTTCGGGTTCCACTGTCTATCGAGCAAAATGTTGCTTGACTTGATGTCACGGTGAACGACCTTGGGCTCGAGCCCCTCATGAAGATAAGTCAACCTGTAATAGCGTGAATTATGCAGGAAACCATCAAATGAAATAGCAGGTTCATATAATAAAGCTAACTTGAGCAGAAATATCATTACCCTTTGGCTGTTCCAAGTATAATGTTCATCCGAATGTCCCAAGTCAGAGGGCTGCACGGCCCTACATCTCCATGAAGCCACTGTTCTAAGTTGCCATTGTCTATATACTCGTAAACAAGCATCCTAAACAGCCAACAAATTATATCATTCCATCTTTGTCGGAGGTTTATGCTCAAACTCAGCATTCTTCAGATgaagaatatattttaaaaaatgtcctATTCGAGGCAATGCTTGAAATTTTGCTGGCAATGCTAATGCATGATTCTACAATAAAGATGAAATGAAGCATCTAGTATGCTACTTGACAAAGTACCTATGAGCACCTTCCGCACAGTAACCCAGCAATCTGACCAAATTCTTATGCCGAACCCGCCCGATTGCTTCGACTTCAACTTTAAATTCCTTCTCAGCTTGTCCCCTGCAGGATCAACATGCAATGAAACCAACAACCAACATACCCGTCAACTATATCTTTCACTACCAGGAACTATCAAACTACATATTGCCACATAGTAACTCCTAATTGCAAAATTCGAAACGACCCAACAATCAATCAAAAGCCTCGAAATTGCACTGCAAGTATTACTGTCTAAGCATATTTCCTAAATGGGTAAGTGCATAAAAACCATAACTCTCATATAAATGCAGATGAACAGCAATTGAAATTGAATGGTCCACGCATGCTTGTCTATGGGGCCAGAAATAAATTTCCCAACTGAACTGCAAATGGTGTTCAAGTCTTGATGCATTTTGATCTACAGGACCAATAATTTAAACACTTGACCTGTTATTGAGCAAATTCTTGACAGCCACACGAGTATTGTCCTTCAAGACGCCACGGTAAACAATTCCATACCCACCTTCACCGATCACATTCTCGTCGGCAAACCCATCCGTGGATTCCTCAAGCTCTCTGAGAGTGTACCAATGCCCCCAACCCAAATGCGAGACCTCCGGCACCGGCATGGCCACTTGATCGCCGGACCGAGCCTCTCCGCTGCCGTGCGACGATCCGCCGCCCCCGCCCCGGTCTGGGTACGCAATCCGGTGGCCCTTCCCAATCTCGACGTGAATCCTCTGATGCCCAATTGAGCTCTCGTCCTCATGCAGCAGGGCCTGCCTTTCCACTCTGCTCAATGGGTCCGATTCCACCACCGGGTCAGGAATTGGAGCGGTGAGGAGCTTGGGGTTGTTCTCTTGATAGTGGTTGCTTTGGGTCCGAGACGGGTCGACCCGGATCTCCTGGATCTCCTTGGAGACGTTAGGGATTGTGGGTCTTTGAGCGGACGGCTTGTGGAAGGAGGAGTTCTTGTTCCTGTTGCTGTGGTTGCGTCTGGAGGTGAACCAGAGAGAGATTATGAAGAGAACGAGAACAATCGCAGCGCCGAAGCATATGCCCAGAACGATCCACAAGTGAAGGCCGAAGATTGAGGTCTTCTTGGAGAGGTCATCGTTCAAAGACGGCGAGTTTCTACCATCAGACATTTCTCTCCGCTGCTCCTGTTTAATCACAAGTACATGAAACAGAAAGCTGAAGCATAAAGACGAAGGAGAAGAAGCATTAGATACAAAGAGTGAGGCTGCGGTAGTGGAGTGGCAGTTGAAGCAatctacagagaaagagagagagagagagagagtggggtCGAGAGTAGAGGGCGGATGCAGCTGTATTGATGGGACTTCCAGAATGGGAAGAAACCCCACTGGTTTCATCCATGTCATCCTACtttgtttattcttttaatgaaaaaataaaatagtaaagtaTGATTAATTTAGTGTAGTAGAGCACTCTTCGTTATTAAACGAGGTACAAAATCTTATTTGATTGATTACagaattcttttcttattttgtttgctAAATAAGTAAAATACTAATCATTATATAAACTTACTTGTAAAGGGATCTTAAGGGTCATTAGTCCTTAGTGCCCACTACACAAGGCATGTGTAGTTGGTTCACAAGGAGTGAGGTAGTGTGTTATTTGGATATGGATGATCAACATCTTTTATTATTGTTCAGATtttgtgggtgggtgggtgggtgcgTGCCGTTTGATTTGGTGATGTTCATGCGAATTCTTTGTTAGGTCTAGACTAGAGGAGTGCCTTTATCCGGGGATGGAAGAGTGGTGAAGAAAGCAGAATCTGCAGATACATATAGTAATAATAACAAGAATGCGATAGGGTTTCGTGATATTTGGGGtcttatttaatatatatggcAGTCAACTTCAGGAACCTTTCAAGTGCCTTATTTTAatgagtttattttattattaagctAACAGATGCTTTTTGCCCTCTTGTGAGGGCGTAAAGCCTTTAACTATGGGAAAAAGAcgatccctctctctctctctctctctctctctctctctgtttgttTCAGTGATTTGTCATCATTTCACTATCCTCCCATTGCCAAATAATATTCTTTTACAAAAACTATTTGGTAgttatagttttgaaaatagaTTGTCATCATTTCACTATCCTCCCATTGCCAAATAATATTCTTTTACAAAAACTATTTGGTAgttatagttttgaaaatagaTACAACTTTTAGGGAGCTATGCATTTGTTGGAAACTGGtcaaatcaataattatttaagatgcatttaatatattttattttaatcaccCTATTACTTCTAttgattattaaaatattttaaaatacaatacatttattattaaccaataaaaatgtttaatccaataaaaatgtttaatgttaaaaaaaactctattaagaataatattaaCCTTTGTCTTTAGAAATAAATGTCActtatttttagataagatatatttattttaatttatttttaataattaaataattttattaattgataataaatacatcatttttaattatttaattaactaataagaTTAATTGgatgttgaaaataaaatataatgaatataaattatctaaaaataaagtatatttagtatttttttcacATTATCATTAGGGTAATGGCTGACATTACCTTTATATCAAATAAGGTAAATTTTACATGATATTTTTGTTTAGCAACAGGATATTAAATACACttctattttgtattttaaaaaataacaaaaactttTCTTACTGTTAAAATCTTTTCTTAGTGTAAAATCCTAAACCATAACCGTTTCttactattaaaattaaatataaaataagtattttaacCCTCATCCTTTAAatcatttctctctttttttctctctaattaTATACTTAAATTACAAGAGATTCTAAGCGACCACTAtaccaaaattttcactttaatttattttaagaactaaattcacctaaattttaacgATTCTACGAGACTTATACAATTCACAactataatttaaatgtttacaaataattattcacagttggacacaaataaataagtaattaagtataaaatatataagacaataatatttaaataaataaataaatttctgaCCTTAGATTTGATGAAGAAATTTGGAGTAGACTTGAAAATCTTTTTCATCTCTTGCCTTGTGACTCTATAGTTGATGTACAATAATGTTTGGAGAGTTTTGGATTGTTTAGATGTTAACTTGAGAGcatttgagattttttaaatgCTTTGGATATATAATATGTGCAATGAATGATCTCcaaaaataagtttgggggtatttatagatttttttggACACTGTTCCAATGGTAAAAAAATTGGCCGTTAGGCCAAAAGTCATCTTTCCAAAGTGGGAAAAGCCGACTCTTGTTTGAATGAGAGCAACGATTGAAAATCTGACCATTGACCCGAAAAGTCGACTTTTGAAAATTGAATAGTCAACTTTCAAAAAACAGAAAGTCGACTTTTAACTATAGTGGCATTATAGCAAATAGTAAAATACTATAACGGCACTCTAACAACACTCAAAAGTCGACTTTTGGCATATCGAGAGTCGACTTTTGGTctagattttgaaaaaatattttataaattaatcaaaaataatttggtactataattagtatatttaaaaaaaattatttttgttaatcatcaaaacactataatttatatattgaaaatatattttttgttaattatcaaaacttaattaatatgagtaagttggctcaacagtaGCTATatcaatggagaagaagaagcaagctggcaagaagaggaagaaagacgAGGAGAGAActcaagagagagaaatgagcaaTTGTTGAAATACATCCTTTTAAACCCTCTCATCTGATTATAATCTCTTCAAATCTCCATTTCCATGTACCAAGCCTGTCTCTCGTCCTTCCTTCCCCTATCATTTCTGTAACGCCCCACATTTCAATTACACAGTGAAGcaataagatattcattatatgctaataatgacctcgggcgttattggaaatcctttatcaacggaagcaaggatcgaacctgagtatgctaaatagctaggattttcacaagtttaaataaaagtccatcACGCACCCACATATCAAAAGTTATAGCAACTTCACAATTACATCCTTAAGTATTTTAACTactatttacattacaatattgggGTTACACGGGTACACaaacaaatccatctctaaatcaGCCAAGCCCCACCTCTCAATCCTTGCTCGTGCTGGAACCTGGAGcctgaaacacttgatacttcCGACAAAGCTGGGACAaggaatgtcccaggggtatgaaacacccgagttagattattacatctaagtgagtggtacagaGAAAGAAACAATGCATGTAAGAGCAAGATGCAGTTATGCTATGAAACAAGCAGAAATAAGTATAAAGCTTCCAAgaccatatcaaaataaaacctccccgagtcaccatcatcccttCCAACACTTGTGTCAAACCTCACAGCCTCACCTCcaggctaagccccacctctaggcttGTGGTCgtggtccaatccctcagccccacctctaggcacgggatTACGAGCCACCACTATGCCCGtcggcacttgtgtgaaacatctcagccccacctgtaggcacaggatcgtggtccaacccctcagcctcacctctaggcacggccccacctctgggcatGGGATTACTACCCCGATCCTCGTGATGTTCCCAACAAGCAGCCAACGAGTTcccgatccaccaatagcaactatcaccaaacaacatgttgaaaacaaagcagaaggaatatgtacaactaaggaatatcaagtaggcatAGCCTCACCTGTAGGCAAGGTGCataaaccaaggaaaatataatTTGCAATCCATAAGCTACGAgcaagagtagtcatgtttaatcccatcgacgaaccacaacaacaactccgtgatcaagcaaaataggaaagaaatgctcaaaaatagggaaacatgagatgtaagcatcAAACCATCGACAAGTTGAAACCAAGAGTGAacaataggaatcaaggagcatgcataagaacccctcacaaataaaaccaagaatgaactagaggaagcatgcatgagaaccactcaccttggtgGTTTTCCCTTCAATAGCACAATTTACAGCCCGATTTCTTACACTAGGGGCTATTTCTGCAGAAATTATGGATTTGAGTAAACCAAACCTCGAATATTTTATacagggttgtaggtaattaaaatagaagaataacggtgaaaatttcaggctaaACGGAGGCCGGATGCGCCCTCACGGGCCCCCAAAAggtggccacgcgctaccccttctctattttgcaacccaaaattaaaacggtcatatcttgctcattttaactccgatttgctctccgtttgaacctacaaaCTCCTCTTTCAATGTACTACGAtcctaaagaaagaaaagtggcttaccttttaggtttcttctttgtttttggcAACTTCCAATCTGGTCACTCTTCTTGgcttcttttttgttcttcctcCTTTGGATTTCTTTCCTTTGCTTTACCTTACTTAATTTCTCTCTACGTGGACCACTCACCTACCCCTTTTATAGCCCTATCATGGTTGCACCTTATCTCCTTTGGGTTGGTATTTTCCTCCTTGTCATAATTACCATCTTTGAAAAATGCTCCCtttgattctttcttcctttataAGTTTTTCTTCTCCCAATCACATTCTTCCACTTGCCCCTTGCATGCCCATTTATTCAAACCTTCTTATCCCTTACTTTTAGTGGTCCAATAGGACGCTTACAACTTTCTTTACTTGTGAACTAAGAAGTAATTATGCCTTAAGACTTTTGTGTACCAATTATCCAATAACATCTCaccacctcaaggcttcttTAATAAGCCTTCATTATGTCTATTGATCTTCCAACGAAAGTTTACCAACTCATgccacttaagacttttggggtaagaatCATCATTACTTCCtttgaataattttatcttcctattcaagcttctcctttcttccaatcttaaactTCCAAGTACTCTCTcacgtggctttaggataagctctatcattctcttcttttgcaagctAATACAAGATTTCCAAACAAAGTCTTCCAAGTCAAGTCTTCcaagacttttggtgtaagattAATTATTACACCCATAAGACTTTAAGACTTTAGGAAAATTCTCAACCAACTCCATTTCTCCAAcacatggcttctaggataGGGATTCATCATTGCTAATATTCTCATTCGTTGGAGACAAGCTATCTTTACAAgttatgatattttctttttgggtcCTAGAACCATTCATGTTCACACATTAATTCCAAACTTTCAttgaaacactttattgcatcatccaacctttatattaaattttggggtattacaatttccATACAGAATGACAGAGCACCAAACGCTTGTATACAACCATGCGGCAAAATTTCAAGTAACCGAAGTGTTGGGTTTCTTGAAACAAAACGCAGTGGAAACTTTAAAAATTTTCGATCAACCATACTCTTTGGTTGATCATGAAACTCAAAAAATTGGATCtagtttacatatatatatatataattctttcaagaataacaaaacaaaacgAAAACCAAACCTTTTAGTTATTCGATGGAAGAAAGAATGAATCCTTGTGCCGCAAGTTGTCACCCACCCTTTATAAGTGATCCACATCAAAGAGAAGGTTCAATCGATGTTCATAAGCATGCCCATTCGATCTCTTTGCATCAATCATGCAAAATCTTATCCaacttttggaatttttcttggtttttctcaaaaaccactttctctctctagaaacAAGAGGGATGATGCAAAAATGGAGAATCACATCaaaccctagtcaaactagggatTTAAACACGTTCTGGAATGTGGGTCGAGCTTAGTGCGCGTGCGCGAGTGTGCCTGGCCGAGGTGTCACGAGTGCACGCGCATCCCTAGCGACACGACCCGCTCGCTTGCCTAGCCTGGACATGTGTTGGGCCCTGCCTAGCATAGCCCcttgttgttttttttcttgttttctttttgttcatttCGTTAACATCTTGTGAATTTTTTCACGAGTGCTAGCTCGACCCAAAAACCCATGAATTCATTCAGAcccaaaaacatttttcagtcccattaaatttgttattaaaaCTTCTCTTTATTTGTGTGTGATCTTATAGGTTCACTATGAAGATGACAAAGGAAAATTTACAAAATCATACTCCTAATCAAACTATTTGATTATGATCCGTAATTTATGTCATCTcatgacaaaaattattatcttgctCTTAGACCGAGATTGATGTCTAACAACGTATCATCATCCTTATATTATAATGAAATACAAATGGCACTTCAGATAAACCTTCTAGTGATGAGTTTCAGTGCTATTTGATCCTTCTATCATACTACCCCAGTATGATCTAGAAGTATGATAAAATGTCAAACTTTTAATAACCAATACTATGTGTACGAatgttgtaatacccggtattttatagtattgaaaaataaataattttcaatgattttgaaaggacctcgggtggtacGAGAAGCCCAAATGTTGATTTCGAgaagtaaattaataaaagttatcaAATCGAGGTAGGAAatgccccgggacttggatgtctgtGGAAGAGAGAATGATATTGGTAAGCGTCTCAAGGTGAGGTTAATAATGCTGGAAGTAGTCAGatcaggaataatttttggaataatttttatataggCCTTAAAGGGTGTCAATACTGAATGATGGTAAgagacctccgggaagctgaggggaccctaggggtggtcggGTTTTGCAAGTAAGGTAACCCTGAGGTGTTTTtaggtggaataaaggtcccgtgcaggcatAGGGACGAAATCGATATTCTCGAGTAAATGTTGGCACTTAATTTTGGGAAAATCCAGAGCTTAATGGCttgataataattatttaaaccCTTGGGATGGTCCAAATGCTATTATCAGAAtccccaagtgcaattaatatatCCTCAAGTGGGATTAATGAAAGATAaaggggttaatgtgtaatttatatatgtgtgtgtgctgagtgtggggaggaagcttcctagtgTGTTTTGTCTCTGAAAtttgaaatgagagagagagagagagagaaaggcagAGCAATGGGAGAGGGCTCACAAGAGAGAGAAGAGTGATTGAGTGAGGAAGATAGTGGTCAGGTCAACTAGGGACCTGCAACCAGCGGTAGCGGCAGTAGTTGGaagcgtcggccatggcagcaactTGAAGCAGTAAGCTTGGCTGGCTATGGAGGCTGATCAAGGTTGCGACGAGTTGAGGCAATGGTCGGCTCTGGCGAGCTGCAGCAGCTCGTGATGGAGGCAGCAGCTGTTACCCGAGGTAACGGTTGCGCAGCGAAGGCAAGCGTAGGTCATAGCAGCCGGTTACACGCAAAAGGGGGTTCGATCGTGGTGTCTCGCGCCGGAGGAGTCGATAGCTGGTGGCTTTGCACGCGGTGGTGCTTGGGTGATCCACAGCGAGGCTGGTCGCGGTTGTGACTGCCGAAGGCCAAGGGCGGTCGGcgttaaggaagaagaaggagcaggCACGCACGAGagaagtgaggaagaagaagaagaataaaagaaaaaaatagaaaagaaagggaaagaaaaaatacgaaaaatctgaaaaatagaagaaagtgttagaaaattccagaaatggGGAAAGTTTTGGAAATCGATTTGGGCCTAGAAAAGCGTGTTAGAGGCttaaaaatgggattttgggcatgAGATAGCAGTCAAGGAGGCAATGCCAGTGTCGGCGATTGGCCGATTTTCTTTTCCACATTGATTGaggtaaatttaaaatttcttttcaagttatttgcattatgtgAGATGTTGTGGAATAGTGTAATGTGAAGTGATAGTTGGATTATACCCGTGGTTGAGGTTGTTTGGGTTGTTGATGGGTGGTTTTTGCGGTGTGGCAAAAATATAAGCCCTAGATTAATGTCTGATGTGATTGGTTGTGTGGTTACATCTAGGTTCGATCAaagaggcggtgatcctagaagagtttgGAGTTTAGCCAGGCATTCTCACTCGtggcagagatgaagcttcgagccaggtaaggatgaccccaagggtggtggtcttacatgcatttgtaaatgtgttcttatgagttgcatgtaatggttaacacttgcatgataTGAGATCTAGtatacctatggccatatggaggactaatgttgtgggaagggttggttgatgccttaacctatggaggttatgaggacatggaagactacccattttgcattgcatttttgcattacatgctctcacatgcttcatttacttatgcatttacacccttactaagtctttatgactcatgaggttttatctcatgttgtagatgttgtaagtccagatgcaagcagggatgacGTAGAGAGGATGAAGTGGCAACTAGCATTGTTTCCCGAGATGTGTTGTTGTATATTCTCCTATATTTTCATATGTATTCCTGTATATATTCTTGATTGtgaatgtaaatgttgttgtgcgctagatgtatctagttgttgtaatcattatagtgtgataggtgattgtgagattgcttgatgtatatggctttagttggtggagTCGAGTTTCAGATCAGGTAAGGATTGgaaaggtatgttcccataaatccccagtactcaATGGATGTTTGATGCGCTacttttgtgcctgggtcatctttggcttgctatgaggcgagctgaagaaaggtgaaactCGCTCAGGTTTCGAGTTTCGGTCCGCTATGTTTCCTTGTCTGTGTTTGGGATcgattcctcgagtggagcaaagggaaggacgaagcctagtgtCCACCTAAGGcgttcctgttgaaacatagtccaacccttcagttattGGCTTGtcgtgtgagtaatccggtcgattattcacTGGTGACACCCATAGGTGGGAGCAAGTTGTTATAAATGCTAAGTCCACAACTCCTATAGTTgaactcttattaattctcaactatccGCATTGGCTAGCGACTTCCTGAGTTGTGACTTCATCATTCAGATAAGGCATATACCTTTTTAAATCTTACTAAGGTTAATAGATTCCATCATGCATACTCACCTACCTTCATATGATTCAGATCATACCCAATAACCACTGTAATACGCAAGAATTTtcaaagggctcaagagtaatttatcttagggaaaaatacaattttcaggtaaattaagattataaggaatttcagtacaattatgaacAACTGGATTGACTACAGGGAGTACCTTAGAGCtgagatgtctaaagaaaatgatatggtaatGACGAGCGTAtcaaggcatgatttatggcactgaaagaaatcagatttgaAACAATTTTCAATATAACTTCAAATTagactgaaaaattgaattgtcgtaagAGGTTTCCGAAAAGACAACGGAACCTTCGCAGAAGTCAAATAttacataaggaacaacccttaagtagCCTTGGGATGAAACAAGGGGGTTTCGTAATCAAAGCATAATTCTAGGCcgaagtgtaatttttgaaattctcgagggaggtcgaaacgatattatttctaaaatttcggGGGTCAAACGAGAAGTTTAGAATGTGAGGGTCATAACAAAAGTTTTCGAAAACTCAGCGGCCATGTAAAAGGGGTCAaaaaatgcaattcaaaaattgagaagggGATGAAAGTGCAATTTCAGAAAAGTTTGGGTAGCCATGGTCGACTAAGTTTCCGGCCACCCATTCCATCACCGCTTTCTGCCACGGGAAACTCGAGGAAAAGGGCTAGGGGATCTTTAGGCTTGGCCTAGAGTAATCCATGGCCGATAAAAGGGATTGAAATGGCTGAAAAATCGGTTGAAAGTGGTCGAAAGATGGCTACTGTAATAGAGGATTTGGGGCCATTTTTCAGAGGCACGAGAAGGCATGAGTGGCCTTGGATGAAGCAAGATCCAGTGTTTAGGGGCTCGGTATTGAGTATAAAAGGAGAATCAAAGTGGTCGAATTCTTTCAAAATTGAAGCTCGAAATCGAGCATGTTAGAAGACAAATCGAGCAACAAGGATAAAGGGCTTTTAAATCCCAAGGGTAGTAGAgcatttctagaaattttgtaAGACTTTCGTGTAAGTTTGATGGGGTTTCGAGGGGTCGCCGAAAAGTGAGGCAAACGGCCTAGCCGAGATTTCGAGCTTCCGATTGGACCACTTCCGGCCATCCTTTTGAGTCATATTGGGTGCCATTGTGATAGATTGAGGCTTAAGATCTTCGAGGTGCAAAAATCTAAGTTTTCCGGTGTGCCgacgccggagaagatgaccggcgtgTGAAACTCCTTAGCGCATGCGGGCCCGTGGCCTATCAggtattttcaaatttttttaaaaatttttctaattttatttttgaaattatggtggaaaaatatttgggaaaatattcaaatagttaattattttggaatattagtgaagaagaaattggagaaaaatagagaaaaatataaataaattgaggaaaaatagggtttaatatttatttggataaatatgatgaataGGATGCTTTGTGGCTCAAATTAAGTGATTGTGTGACTTTCGAGGCTtagcatgcaaatcgaggcagtcCAAGCTTTTCGAGGTGGTTTGAATTTTAAGctaaaaggtaagtggtactattcaactagatttagtttatgaaaagggtttgtaagtggtttgacCCCAAAACCCGATTTTAAGTATATgctttatcatgttgtcataccTTGATGTCAGTATGCCATATAGATTGCAtctacatgtattgatgatgaaatatgcatatgtacacgaagatattattgatcatgcattcgcataagggtttgagagtatggGCTAgtcatggccaaaattgaaccggaccggcggttcgaaccggaaccggacccggaaccggccgaaccggaaccgaactgaaccggcgaaattcggtccggttccggttcaaggttccggggaaccggaaccgccggttccgcggaaccggaaccggaactgccggttccggttccgcggttccggttccgcggaaccggaacaacccccctccccccgtgcagcacccctccccccccccccccccccacggtccaaaattggaccgttggcagccaacggtccaattccaattttattaattttttttttaattttataattcctatctatatatacccctccctcccccactcatttttcacactttctctctctctctctctctctctctcaagtctcaagctattattctctcaattttgtctctcatttaatatttcaatttcaatttcttcaatcttctcattttgttatttatcaatttattcaattatattgttaattat from Diospyros lotus cultivar Yz01 chromosome 8, ASM1463336v1, whole genome shotgun sequence carries:
- the LOC127808958 gene encoding probable serine/threonine-protein kinase At1g01540, giving the protein MSDGRNSPSLNDDLSKKTSIFGLHLWIVLGICFGAAIVLVLFIISLWFTSRRNHSNRNKNSSFHKPSAQRPTIPNVSKEIQEIRVDPSRTQSNHYQENNPKLLTAPIPDPVVESDPLSRVERQALLHEDESSIGHQRIHVEIGKGHRIAYPDRGGGGGSSHGSGEARSGDQVAMPVPEVSHLGWGHWYTLRELEESTDGFADENVIGEGGYGIVYRGVLKDNTRVAVKNLLNNRGQAEKEFKVEVEAIGRVRHKNLVRLLGYCAEGAHRMLVYEYIDNGNLEQWLHGDVGPCSPLTWDIRMNIILGTAKGLTYLHEGLEPKVVHRDIKSSNILLDRQWNPKLSDFGLAKLLGSERNYVTTRVMGTFGYVAPEYASTGMLNERSDVYSFGILIMEIISGRSPVDYSRPPGEVNLVEWLKTMVTNRNAEGVLDPKMPEKPSSRALKRALLVALRCVDPNAQKRPKMGHVIHMIEADDFPFRDDRRAGRENGRRDGIKERLMEKCVVESGDSSGYESCAQANRLVWRKEEPETE